The sequence below is a genomic window from Paenibacillus sp. DCT19.
ACTCTTTCTGAGCAGATTATGTGGTTGGACTACCAGAGCAATTGAAAACACTGGTATACTCCCCTATACTACACAGGTGAAATTATAAAGATCCTGTTACTATGAGGGGAGTTTTTAATACCAACATCAATCTGTGGTGATATTCTAGTTGATTTAAGGAGGCAACTATCGATGAAATTAGAACAGATGAAACAGATTTCCCTTAGAGGTAGAGTTGCATATGGGATCTGTTGTTTTGAGAATGTGCTGATTACCTTAGAATGTGATCTGAATGATTGGAGAAACGTTCTGAACTACTTATGGCAATTTACAAGTACTCAATATTTAGATGATTGGAATGAAATTATCGTTGAACTGATACCGGAAAATCTAATGGAGTTCGATACATATGAAGAGCAGGAGTTTGAAAGACTGAGCCGTGACGAATTTGTTTCTCTATCTCAACTATATCAATCAACGGAGGAATCTATTGGTATCTTACTTCGAGAAATTTATGAATTGGGCATCAGTCATGCGTATTCTGTCATTGAAGGATATGGAGAAAGTAGCTTAATACTGGTGCAAAGAATAGCTGATTACATGCTGGAACATAGCTTTCCACTGCCGAATGTGGATCCCTTCTTGAAATATGCAATAGAAGAAAATAGAGGTTGGGGCAACAGGTTTGATGGTACAGCCTTATCTAAAGTTATACATAAATAGCATTCAAGTTTACCTACAATAATACATAGTATTTCTAAAACTACGTTGTGAGCGGGCTGTTCGCTTCCCAATGAAAGGCTTATTCCCACTGATAAGCCTTTTTTTCTGTGTAATTATTGAAGAAAATAGCCATATTTATGTCAATCCAATATTTTCTTGCGAAAATCGACATATTCGTATACTATTTTCACATTACATAGTGCTTCAAGCATGTTGAAATTGGGTATGGGCTAGTCGAAAAGGCTTACACGGATGTGGGAGGAAGAGGAGCGAATGATCGGAGTGTTCAGAAAACGTTTAGTTGTCCGCATAGTTGCCATCGTTACATTTGTCATGCTGGTACTGTCTGCAGGAAGTATGTTGCTTCAGCTAGCTAATACAAAATTGGCTGCTCAGAAGGCAATCTCAAGTTATAACATTCAGATAGCTCAAAGTTATGTAAGTCAGTTAGATAAGGAGCCCTATGTAGAATTTGTGCAAGATCCACAAGAAAATAGTACATTTCTGAAGATACGAGATGAACTAGATGATTTTCGTGTAAGGATCGGCGCAATGTATGTGTACTATGCAAAAATAGATGACAAGGATACACCACTCATGATGGTGGACGGGATCAAGGACCCAGACAAAGCATCCGCAATCAATGAAGTAACGGACATTCCTCCAGATGCTGTGGCCGAATTGCGGCAGGGGAACACAGCGAGTTCATCGATTATTAACAACGAAGAATATGGCGAATACATATCCTCCTATGCTCCAATCATGGATAACAACGGTGGTCTAGTAGGTGTAATCGGCATTGATACGGCTGTATCGGTCATCGGAACGATCGAGTCGGATATTATGACATCAAGTATTCCGTTCTATGCAGTGCTGCTGTTCATTACACTCGCAGGAATTGCCATTGTACTATGGTTTATCGTAAGAGGTCTGAGACCGTTGCAACCACTAAAAGCAAGTGTAGAACGAATGGCGCAAGGTGAGCTGGCAGAAGCAAACCGGATTTTGACAGCATACCCACTTCGCAGCCAAGATGAGATTGGTAGTACGTTTACAGCAATGACCCAGATGTCTGGGAATCTGAATAAAATCGTGAGTGACATGGTCGCGGGTGTGTCTGTGACTACAGAACTTCTTGCCGAATCGACTGAGGAATTCAATCGGAACGCAGAAGAGATGCTGGTGATGAATAAAACAGTGGATCATGCAGTTCAGCAGATTAGACAGGGCGCGCACACGCAGAAGCAAGGCGCAAGTGATAGTGCTCACGCAATGGAAGAGATCGCGAAAGGCATCACGGACATATCCGAGTCTTCTACAGCGGTGTCGGACGCTTCGACTACGACGCTTGCTACAGCACAATTGGGTAAGCAGAGCATGACAGACATGAAGAAGCAGATGGAGAATATATCCGCCGTTGCGGGAGAAGTGGTAGCGCTCGTTCAAGTGCTGAGCAACTACTCACAGGAGATTGGTGGCGCTCTGCATACGCTGCGGGATTTTGCCTCCCAGACGAAGCTACTCGCACTCAATGCTTCAATTGAAGCTGCTCATGCTGGAGAGCATGGGAGAGGCTTTTCAGTCGTAGCAGATGAGGTGAGAAAGCTGGCAGAAGCTTCGAGTTCATCTGTACAGACCATATCGGATTTGCTAACGGGCATTCAGCAAGAGTCTGAACAGATTGGGACACAGATGAATGTAACGGCACAGGAGATAGGTCAGGGGGTAACTCTGACTGCAGATGCGGAGGTTGCCTTTACACAGGTGGTCGACGCATTGCGACTCGTTACTCAGCGAATCCAGGAAGTCTCTGCTGCAGCAGAAGAAATATCCGCAGGATCTGAGGAAGCCGCCGCATCTGTGAACACCATCTCCGAGATTTCATCCGGTGTTTCGGATCATTCGGACGATATCTATCGTTTGACCCGTGAACAATCTGCGATGTTCCAAAAGGTGCTCGAGGCATCCAATGTACTGCAGCAACAGACGCATGAAATGAGTGAAGCCGTGAAGAAAGTCAAAGTATAGAATGAAATAAACGCAATATATGTAATGTTATTGAAACACCCTACTCTTTAGTCGAGCTGTGCCCACAGACATCGACTGAAAAGTAGGGTGTTTTTTAGTTTTTATTATAAATGTCCCAGCTCAATAGCCTGTCTGAACTTTAACGTAAATCGCTCTGCTGCCAGAGCAATTTCCTTCGACTCTGCCTGCACGAATCCAATCTGCATCTTGGGTTGATCAATGCCTGTAATTTCAATAAGTTTGAGTACACCCTCTTTCCACAAGGGATGTTGGTAGAAGGAGAAGTCATGCCCGATAGTAGCTGCCATATTGCTCCCAAGAACCGTTGTAATAGCTTCGGAATTATTCGTGCGGAACAAAATGGAGAGTGAGCCGTGATCATAGGAGAAATCTTGGATGAAATCATCGATAAATCCATCGCGGTACAATGCCAGCTTATGAAGCTTGAGTTGTTCAGGCGTGACCCGGTTCAGCTTGGCCAGCTCAGAGTGGTGATGGGTGCAGACGACAAGCTTGCCTGAGTACATGGGGATGAAGTGTAGTCCGTCGAACTCACGAAGCTGTTTCGTATAGATTGCGATGAATCCCAGATGAGTCTTGTTGC
It includes:
- a CDS encoding LysR family transcriptional regulator produces the protein MNLEQLEYVVEIAKTKSFSAASANLHITQSAISQSIHRLENELDLTLFERSRSGTFPTVEGKRFIAKAMDILQRVDDLKTMNIEASALTGELHVATFPSVMPYLVQATAEMKIEHPQLDISIEEKGSMEIIKDIRSNKTHLGFIAIYTKQLREFDGLHFIPMYSGKLVVCTHHHSELAKLNRVTPEQLKLHKLALYRDGFIDDFIQDFSYDHGSLSILFRTNNSEAITTVLGSNMAATIGHDFSFYQHPLWKEGVLKLIEITGIDQPKMQIGFVQAESKEIALAAERFTLKFRQAIELGHL
- a CDS encoding methyl-accepting chemotaxis protein; translated protein: MIGVFRKRLVVRIVAIVTFVMLVLSAGSMLLQLANTKLAAQKAISSYNIQIAQSYVSQLDKEPYVEFVQDPQENSTFLKIRDELDDFRVRIGAMYVYYAKIDDKDTPLMMVDGIKDPDKASAINEVTDIPPDAVAELRQGNTASSSIINNEEYGEYISSYAPIMDNNGGLVGVIGIDTAVSVIGTIESDIMTSSIPFYAVLLFITLAGIAIVLWFIVRGLRPLQPLKASVERMAQGELAEANRILTAYPLRSQDEIGSTFTAMTQMSGNLNKIVSDMVAGVSVTTELLAESTEEFNRNAEEMLVMNKTVDHAVQQIRQGAHTQKQGASDSAHAMEEIAKGITDISESSTAVSDASTTTLATAQLGKQSMTDMKKQMENISAVAGEVVALVQVLSNYSQEIGGALHTLRDFASQTKLLALNASIEAAHAGEHGRGFSVVADEVRKLAEASSSSVQTISDLLTGIQQESEQIGTQMNVTAQEIGQGVTLTADAEVAFTQVVDALRLVTQRIQEVSAAAEEISAGSEEAAASVNTISEISSGVSDHSDDIYRLTREQSAMFQKVLEASNVLQQQTHEMSEAVKKVKV